In Acaryochloris marina S15, a single genomic region encodes these proteins:
- the fumC gene encoding class II fumarate hydratase — MRIETDSMGTVEVSSHHYWGAQTQRSLKYFAIGDDKMPRSMIRALGLVKKAAAMVNLTLDRLSPDVADWIVLAATEVVNGRWDDQFPLRVWQTGSGTQSNMNANEVIANRAIELAGGQLGSKDPCHPNDHVNLSQSSNDVFPTAMHIAAMEQLVHQLIPQVTALRDALATKAEEFDGIVKIGRTHLMDAVPLTLGQEFSGYVAQLDQNLERLQNTLSHLYELVLGGTAVGTGLNTHPEFAERVAHQIAALTGLPFVTAPNKFAGLAAHDAFVMASGVLKTLACSLVKIANDLRWMASGPRCGLGELSLPANEPGSSIMPGKVNPTQCEALTMVCAQVIGNDTAISFAGSQGNLELNVFKPVIIHNLLHSIRILSDACGAFKTYLVVGIQPNLSQIETYLNQSLMLVTALTPQIGYDRAAQVAKQAYQTGQTLRETCVALGFMTAEEFDQSVQPVQMTHP, encoded by the coding sequence GTGCGGATCGAAACCGATAGTATGGGCACAGTGGAAGTGTCTAGTCATCACTATTGGGGAGCACAAACTCAGCGGTCTCTGAAGTATTTTGCGATCGGTGATGACAAGATGCCACGGTCAATGATTCGTGCTTTAGGCCTTGTTAAAAAAGCGGCAGCAATGGTGAATTTAACGTTGGATCGGCTGTCGCCAGATGTTGCAGACTGGATTGTTTTGGCGGCAACGGAAGTGGTCAATGGTCGGTGGGACGATCAATTTCCTTTACGGGTGTGGCAGACAGGTAGTGGCACTCAATCCAATATGAATGCGAATGAGGTGATTGCCAATCGTGCAATTGAATTGGCGGGTGGCCAGTTGGGCAGTAAAGACCCTTGCCATCCCAATGATCATGTCAACCTATCTCAGTCATCGAATGATGTGTTTCCTACAGCGATGCACATTGCAGCTATGGAACAACTGGTCCATCAATTGATTCCCCAAGTGACTGCCCTTCGTGATGCTCTCGCGACCAAGGCTGAGGAATTTGATGGAATTGTCAAAATTGGCCGCACCCATTTGATGGATGCAGTGCCGTTAACGTTAGGACAAGAGTTCTCGGGATATGTTGCCCAACTGGATCAAAACCTAGAGAGACTCCAGAATACATTGTCCCACCTATATGAATTGGTTTTGGGGGGAACGGCTGTGGGGACTGGGCTGAATACTCACCCTGAGTTTGCAGAGCGAGTGGCCCACCAAATTGCAGCATTAACGGGCTTGCCCTTTGTCACTGCCCCCAATAAATTTGCAGGATTGGCTGCCCATGATGCCTTTGTGATGGCTAGTGGTGTGTTGAAAACCTTGGCGTGTAGCTTAGTCAAGATTGCCAACGACCTGCGCTGGATGGCGTCTGGACCTCGCTGTGGATTAGGGGAATTAAGCTTGCCGGCTAATGAACCCGGGTCATCCATTATGCCTGGAAAGGTCAACCCGACTCAGTGCGAAGCGTTAACGATGGTCTGTGCTCAAGTGATTGGTAATGACACGGCGATTAGTTTTGCGGGGAGTCAGGGTAACCTAGAGCTGAATGTCTTCAAGCCAGTGATTATTCACAATCTTTTGCACTCTATTCGCATTCTTTCGGATGCTTGTGGTGCGTTCAAAACCTATCTGGTCGTTGGTATTCAACCCAACTTGTCGCAAATAGAAACCTATCTGAATCAGTCACTGATGTTAGTGACTGCGCTAACGCCTCAAATTGGTTATGACCGGGCCGCACAAGTTGCGAAACAAGCGTATCAAACGGGCCAAACCTTACGAGAAACTTGCGTCGCTCTTGGTTTTATGACTGCCGAAGAGTTCGACCAATCTGTGCAACCTGTGCAAATGACCCACCCCTAG